One genomic segment of Coffea arabica cultivar ET-39 chromosome 6e, Coffea Arabica ET-39 HiFi, whole genome shotgun sequence includes these proteins:
- the LOC140009881 gene encoding uncharacterized protein produces the protein MEVAMIRANIQEDSEATMARFLNGLNPEIRKKVELQDHFELQQMVSYAEKVERQALPIKTPSGRTTTSSSTPWRRDQLPTSNAWPGQGNKERENRRMEQPFHPSATPSKPTPRPALPRVNTSTNQPKACFKCKGIGHLMAQCPNRSIMYMNEEGMWQSEGEEEYADIPPLEEEGKDADLVEIEEDPVARTMVTMRVLNAQAQEDDLQRTNIFHTRCKIGDEEFKDVFPEELPKGLPPIRGIEHQIDFVPGAILPNRPAYRANPEETKEIQSKSLDEHVEHLRLVLSALRENRLFANMEKCVFCTPEVNFLGYIVGANGIRVDPAKVKAILEWPTPTNVSEVRSFHGLASFYRRFVKDFSTIAAPLNETIKKNVGFQWGKEQEESFNRLKDLLTSAPILALPNFDVTFEVECDASGIGIGAVLHQNHRPLAYFSEKLSGGALNYPTYDKELYAVVRALEVWQHYLMPKEFVIHTDHESIKFLKGMKVSCSKKIAYVFPIVRLGNYLLEKLMVEG, from the exons ATGGAGGTAGCAATGATAAGGGCCAATATACAAGAGGATTCGGAAGCAACCATGGCAAGATTccttaatggattaaatcctgaaATTCGGAAGAAGGTTGAGCTTCAAGACCACTTTGAGCTACAACAAATGGTGTCTTATGCAGAGAAGGTGGAAAGGCAAGCCTTACCTATAAAGACACCTAGTGGCCGAACCACTACATCCTCTTCCACACCTTGGAGAAGAGATCAATTGCCAACATCCAATGCTTGGCCGGGGCAAGGCaataaagaaagggaaaacagGCGAATGGAGCAACCGTTCCATCCGAGTGCAACTCCTTCTAAACCAACCCCGCGGCCGGCCCTTCCAAGGGTCAATACGTCTACCAACCAGCCAAAGGCATGTTTCAAATGCAAGGGAATTGGCCACCTCATGGCTCAATGCCCTAACCGAAGCATCATGTACATGAATGAAGAAGGAATGTGGCAAAGCGAAGGAGAGGAGGAATATGCGGACATACCACCGCTTGAAGAAGAGGGGAAGGATGCTGACCTGGTTGAAATAGAAGAGGACCCCGTGGCTCGAACTATGGTGACTATGAGAGTGCTAAATGCACAAGCTcaagaagatgatctccaaCGGACCAACATTTTTCATACGAGATGCAAAATTGGAGATGAG gaattcaaggATGTGTTTCCGGAGGAACTACCAAAAGGATTACCTCCAATTCGAGGTATCGAACATCAAATCGACTTTGTTCCTGGAGCAATTCTCCCAAATCGACCAGCCTATAGAGCAAATccggaggaaacaaaggaaatccaaaG CAAGTCTTTAGATGAACATGTTGAGCATTTGCGACTTGTTTTAAGTGCCTTGCGTGAAAATAGGTTGTTTGCTAACATGGAAAAATGTGTCTTCTGCACTCCTGAAGTTAATTTCcttggatatattgttggtgcAAATGGCATACGTGTTGATCCCGCCAAGGTAAAAGCCATCTTAGAGTGGCCGACTCCAACCAATGTGTCTGAAGTAAggtcttttcatggtcttgcaagTTTCTATAGGAGATTTGTTAAAGACTTTAGTACTATTGCAGCACCTTTGAATGAGACAATTAAAAAGAATGTGGGGTTTCAATGGGGAAAAGAGCAAGAAGAGTCATTTAATAGGCTTAAGGATTTGTTAACTTCAGCACCTATTCTTGCTTTGCCTAATTTTGATGTGACgtttgaagttgaatgtgatgctagtgGGATCGGCATAGGGGCTGTCTTACATCAAAATCATAGACCCTTGGCATATTTCAGTGAAAAGTTGAGTGGGGGAGCTCTTAATTACCCTACTTATGATAAAGAATTGTATGCTGTTGTGCGTGCTCTTGAAGTGTGGCAGCATTATCTTATGCCTAAGGAATTTGTGATACATACTGatcatgaatcaattaaattccttAAGG GCATGAAGGTttcttgttcaaagaaaatCGCCTATGTATTCCCAATTGTTCGCTTAGGGAATTACTTGTTAGAGAAGCTCATGGTGGAGGGTTGA